GTTTAACGGTGGTGATCTCGGTCTTGGATTTTGGAAATCGTTCTGCAACCTGATCACCCATTGCCTTCTTATTGGGTAAGTGCCCGTCTGGCTCCCGGCAACGCACGGTGGCGTACAACGTATTTTTGGTGTTTTTGCTGCGGCCTCTATCCAGGCGAACGGCAAGATCGGGGTAATTCGCCTGCATAAATTCACGCACCTCGTCTTTTAATGCAGCAACGTTTTGGCCCAATTTGATCTTAAACGCGATCTTGTATTTCAATTGCTGATCTTCGCCAGACACCTCAAAGTCGGTAGACCACTCGTTGATAACATCCCGGACATGGCCCGGATCGGTGATGCGCTCACCCAGTTCGTTCTCAAGTTCGCCAGCGCGGCGGAAAATATAGAGTGCATGTTCAGTGACGTGCTCCCTGTTTCGACCGTATGAGGTGATACGAAGAATGGCCTGTGGTGTCCCATTAATGGTGTGGTAAGCAGTGCGTGCTTTGTTGGTTAATCGTTGAGCACCTTCGCGAGATCGGGGAGCGCGGTCGTCCTTGCCTCGCTTGGGTTTGCGATGTTCATCAATCAGCGCTTGTTCAAGTGCAGCGAGTGATTGTTCTATTTTCACGCATCATCCTTTTTGGGCACCCAACGGGTAGCAGTCGCATCCATGACCTGACGTAGCGTTTTTGATAAAGATTTGACCTCCGCCCGTAATCCTTTCCAATAACTTTCTTCGGTCATTCGTTTGGGCACCTTGCCTGAGTTCACCGCACGGGTGAGCTGGTTCAAATTGGTAGTGGCACCGGAAAGCTGACGCAGGGCGGTTTTGAATACGGCCAATTCAGCCGACACCAGGTCGGGCTGTTCGGTGATCAATTCGCGAACGATTTTGCGCAGTATGCGCGAGCGGGTTTCGCCTACGGATTCGGCGTACTGTGAAAACAGTTCGGCCTCTTCTTCGGTGATGCGCACGTAGAGGGCGCTGGATTTGTTCAATGTGTTCTCCCGTCATTTGGCACCGGATCGCTGTCTGAACCGCTGCCGTTAACATCCGAGCGGAGCGAGGCCAGCCGTAGGCTGGGGTGTCCGCAGGAC
Above is a window of Gammaproteobacteria bacterium DNA encoding:
- a CDS encoding MobC family plasmid mobilization relaxosome protein — translated: MNKSSALYVRITEEEAELFSQYAESVGETRSRILRKIVRELITEQPDLVSAELAVFKTALRQLSGATTNLNQLTRAVNSGKVPKRMTEESYWKGLRAEVKSLSKTLRQVMDATATRWVPKKDDA